A genomic region of Mustela erminea isolate mMusErm1 chromosome 12, mMusErm1.Pri, whole genome shotgun sequence contains the following coding sequences:
- the ARPC5L gene encoding actin-related protein 2/3 complex subunit 5-like protein has product MARNTLSSRFRRVDIDEFDENKFVDEQEEAAAAAGEPGPDPSEVDGLLRQGDMLRAFHAALRNSPVNTKNQAVKERAQGVVLKVLTNFKSSEIEQAVQSLDRNGIDLLMKYIYKGFEKPTENSSAVLLQWHEKALAVGGLGSIIRVLTARKTV; this is encoded by the exons ATGGCCCGGAACACGCTGTCCTCGCGCTTCCGTCGGGTGGACATCGACGAGTTTGACGAGAACAAATTCGTGGACGAgcaggaggaggcggcggcggcggcgggcgagCCAGGCCCGGACCCTAGCGAGGTGGACGGCCTTCTGCGGCA AGGGGACATGCTTCGGGCCTTCCACGCCGCCTTGCGGAACTCTCCTGTCAACACCAAGAATCAGGCCGTGAAG gaGCGAGCCCAGGGCGTGGTGCTGAAAGTGCTCACGAACTTTAAGAGCAGTGAAATTGAGCAGGCCGTCCAGTCTCTGGACAGAAATGGCATTGACTTGCTAATGAAGTACATTTATAAAGGCTTTGAGAAGCCAACAGAAAACAGCAGCGCAGTGTTACTCCAGTGGCATGAAAAG GCGTTAGCAGTAGGAGGACTAGGCTCCATTATAAGAGTTCTTACAGCAAGaaagactgtttaa